A genomic region of Pontibaca methylaminivorans contains the following coding sequences:
- a CDS encoding GMC oxidoreductase, with translation MTGDMHRRHWDAIVIGTGIGGGTIGRRLAEQGLSVLFLEKGRAGHRREGNGLSGDLYTDPIARSLRGAWPDPVRLRLNGRDSTAYIPIGAGVGGSSVFYAGTLERPEPHDLDDSETRPHPLGGWPVSYSTMLPWYDEAEALYSVCGEDDPLASAASPRLRPPLPLGRGDAQMMAHMRTAGLHPYQLHCAFRHIEGCGFCFGRKCPQSCKMDGRTAGVEPALATGRAAVIDQCEVTELVADQDSVTRIRARKGNETLDFTADRVILAAGALSSPRLLLTSRGEHWPEGLGNRNGLAGRNLMFHFNEIFAIWPRRGEAFTESAKSIGFRDLYHVQGRRLGMVQSMGLNVGKNEILQYLRLRLARSYLHHLPGSRQFMHLPAAAAARILGQAKVFVGLLEDLPYRENRVRPNPDRPGHILIEYDFSAELLERRKLFRHLIHKALKGQRNMFLTYDPEPNLGHPCGTLRMGRDSTDSVLDPDCRVHGMRNLWVVDASFMPTSMGVNPSLTIAANALRVAHRMEHHS, from the coding sequence ATGACCGGCGACATGCACAGGCGGCACTGGGATGCCATCGTGATCGGCACCGGAATCGGAGGCGGCACTATCGGACGGCGACTGGCCGAACAGGGACTGTCGGTCCTGTTTCTCGAAAAGGGGCGGGCCGGGCACCGCCGCGAGGGAAACGGGCTGAGCGGGGACCTTTATACCGATCCGATAGCACGCTCGCTGCGGGGCGCTTGGCCGGATCCGGTCCGGCTGCGCCTGAACGGGCGGGACAGCACGGCCTATATCCCGATCGGTGCCGGGGTCGGGGGATCTTCGGTGTTCTATGCCGGAACGCTGGAGCGGCCCGAGCCGCACGACCTTGACGACAGTGAAACCCGTCCGCATCCGCTTGGCGGCTGGCCGGTCAGCTATTCGACGATGCTGCCCTGGTATGACGAGGCCGAAGCGCTGTATTCCGTCTGTGGCGAGGACGACCCCCTTGCCAGCGCGGCCAGCCCGCGCCTGCGCCCGCCGCTTCCGCTCGGCCGGGGAGACGCGCAGATGATGGCGCACATGCGGACCGCCGGGCTGCATCCCTATCAACTGCATTGCGCCTTTCGCCATATCGAGGGCTGCGGCTTCTGCTTCGGGCGCAAATGCCCGCAAAGCTGCAAGATGGACGGCCGCACCGCCGGGGTAGAGCCCGCGCTCGCGACCGGACGGGCGGCTGTCATCGACCAGTGCGAAGTGACGGAGCTGGTTGCGGATCAGGACAGCGTGACAAGGATCCGCGCCCGGAAAGGGAATGAAACCCTTGATTTCACGGCCGATCGCGTGATCCTGGCGGCCGGCGCCCTGTCGTCGCCCCGGCTGCTTCTGACCTCGCGCGGCGAGCATTGGCCGGAGGGTCTCGGCAACCGCAACGGGCTCGCCGGGCGCAACCTCATGTTCCATTTCAACGAGATCTTCGCGATCTGGCCCCGGCGCGGCGAAGCCTTTACCGAAAGCGCGAAATCCATCGGCTTCCGCGATCTCTATCATGTTCAGGGACGGCGTCTGGGGATGGTGCAGTCCATGGGGCTCAATGTCGGCAAGAACGAGATCCTGCAATATCTGAGGCTGCGGCTTGCGCGCTCCTACCTGCACCACCTGCCCGGAAGCCGCCAGTTCATGCATCTGCCTGCCGCGGCCGCGGCGCGGATACTCGGTCAGGCCAAGGTCTTTGTCGGCCTGCTCGAGGATCTGCCCTATCGCGAGAACCGCGTGCGCCCGAATCCCGACCGGCCCGGGCACATCCTGATCGAATACGATTTCTCTGCCGAACTGCTGGAGCGGAGAAAGCTGTTCCGCCACCTGATCCACAAGGCGCTGAAGGGCCAGCGGAACATGTTCCTGACATATGATCCCGAGCCGAATCTCGGCCACCCCTGCGGCACGCTGCGGATGGGAAGGGACAGCACCGACAGCGTGCTCGACCCCGACTGCCGGGTGCATGGAATGCGCAACCTGTGGGTTGTGGATGCCTCGTTCATGCCCACCTCGATGGGGGTGAACCCGAGCCTGACCATCGCCGCGAACGCCCTGCGCGTCGCGCACCGGATGGAGCATCATTCATGA
- a CDS encoding SDR family NAD(P)-dependent oxidoreductase yields MTTLTSEGVAVVTGASRGLGQAIALELVARGATVAGLARHADALAETAARASPAGAFHAFTCDVSHPDEVRDSFARIRQLGRIELLINNAAVYPRLDFLEETPESFCETVRINLCGYVNCSHSALQDMVEVGRGRILNVSTFACVDPLPASSAYSVSKGAGRILTRAMVSDLCDRFPGIVINNWMPGALATTMGVKDGTPPEVAARWGVNLALWHDPDISGTTWERDFEILPVRSLRRRLLDTLLLRGAPRPRRLGS; encoded by the coding sequence ATGACCACACTGACTTCAGAAGGGGTGGCTGTCGTCACCGGCGCGAGCCGCGGGCTCGGGCAGGCGATCGCGCTCGAACTGGTGGCGCGGGGCGCGACCGTTGCCGGGCTTGCGCGCCATGCCGATGCGCTGGCCGAAACCGCCGCCCGCGCCAGCCCGGCGGGTGCGTTCCACGCATTCACCTGCGATGTGTCGCACCCGGACGAGGTGCGCGACAGTTTCGCCCGCATCCGCCAACTCGGGCGGATCGAGCTTCTGATCAACAACGCGGCGGTCTATCCGCGCCTCGATTTCCTGGAAGAAACCCCCGAAAGTTTCTGCGAGACGGTCCGCATCAACCTGTGCGGCTATGTCAACTGCAGCCATAGCGCCTTGCAGGACATGGTGGAGGTCGGGCGCGGCCGGATCCTGAACGTTTCCACATTCGCCTGCGTCGATCCGCTGCCCGCAAGCAGCGCCTACAGCGTCTCGAAAGGCGCGGGCCGCATCCTCACCCGCGCCATGGTCAGCGATCTTTGCGACCGCTTTCCGGGGATCGTGATCAACAACTGGATGCCCGGCGCGCTTGCCACCACCATGGGCGTCAAAGACGGAACGCCCCCCGAAGTCGCCGCGCGCTGGGGCGTGAACCTGGCGCTGTGGCATGACCCCGACATTTCGGGAACCACCTGGGAGCGCGACTTCGAGATCCTGCCGGTCAGATCGCTGCGCCGGCGGCTCCTTGATACGCTGCTGCTGCGCGGGGCGCCCCGCCCGCGGCGGCTTGGCAGCTAA
- a CDS encoding MFS transporter translates to MPISPGQTQSEDTPTPETEVKRWRILAILLAAITMSLISVGIVNVALPSLQRDLGATESDIQWVLSGYALTFGVVLVASGRAGDLMGRGGLFLVGVTVFTLSSIAAGLAPDAKWLNAARFVQGFGSGLLNPQGIGMIQQYFRGAERGRAFGYFGTMVGVSLAVGPVLGGLLIELGGPGIGWRLTFLVNVPFGIGAFVLGLLWFPKPLITRIPGNLRTELAALDPVGSILLGLAVLAVLFPFVEARSVALTWLLLPVSGLLLFAWIKWERHHARQGHSPMVDLRIFATRSFTNGTIIMTLYFLGMTSIWVLVALYVQEGNGKTAFESGLFGVPSALLSAYAAHWAGNRVARYGRKVVIGGLLLVLVGLAMNIAVIFLHETAGLSIWWLMFSLCFVGLAQGSVISPNQTLTLEDVPLDYAGSSGAIMQTGQRIGAAVGIAVITAATFITLSVTDWAWAVSVGFGLIWLVMLLALGVAIKDERDRRPARRD, encoded by the coding sequence TTGCCCATATCCCCCGGTCAAACGCAATCCGAGGATACACCCACCCCGGAGACAGAGGTCAAGCGGTGGCGGATCCTCGCGATCCTGCTCGCCGCCATCACCATGTCGCTGATCAGCGTCGGTATCGTGAACGTGGCCCTGCCTTCGTTGCAGCGCGACCTTGGCGCCACCGAGTCCGATATCCAGTGGGTGCTCTCCGGCTATGCGCTCACGTTCGGGGTGGTCCTTGTCGCGTCCGGCCGGGCCGGCGATCTGATGGGGCGGGGTGGCCTGTTCCTCGTGGGGGTCACCGTCTTTACCCTGTCCTCGATCGCCGCGGGCCTTGCGCCCGATGCAAAATGGCTGAACGCGGCCCGGTTCGTTCAGGGGTTCGGCTCCGGCCTTCTCAATCCGCAGGGGATCGGGATGATCCAGCAGTATTTCCGCGGCGCGGAGCGCGGGCGCGCCTTTGGCTATTTCGGCACCATGGTCGGCGTGTCCCTGGCCGTCGGGCCGGTTCTGGGCGGGCTTCTGATCGAACTTGGCGGGCCGGGGATCGGCTGGCGGCTGACCTTTCTCGTCAACGTGCCCTTCGGCATCGGCGCCTTCGTTCTGGGCCTGCTCTGGTTTCCAAAGCCGCTGATCACGCGGATTCCCGGTAATCTGCGGACCGAGCTGGCCGCGCTCGATCCGGTCGGTTCGATCCTGCTGGGGCTTGCGGTTCTGGCGGTCCTGTTCCCCTTTGTCGAGGCGCGCAGCGTCGCGCTGACCTGGCTCCTCCTGCCGGTGAGCGGGCTGCTGCTGTTCGCCTGGATCAAATGGGAGCGCCATCACGCAAGGCAGGGCCACAGCCCCATGGTGGATTTGCGGATCTTCGCGACCCGCAGCTTTACCAACGGCACCATCATCATGACGCTTTATTTCCTCGGCATGACAAGCATCTGGGTGCTGGTCGCGCTTTATGTGCAGGAGGGCAACGGCAAGACGGCCTTCGAATCGGGGCTGTTCGGCGTGCCCTCGGCGCTTCTGTCTGCCTATGCGGCCCATTGGGCCGGCAATCGGGTGGCGCGTTACGGGCGCAAGGTGGTCATCGGTGGGCTGCTTCTGGTGCTGGTCGGGCTCGCGATGAACATTGCGGTGATCTTCCTTCATGAAACGGCGGGGCTGAGCATCTGGTGGCTCATGTTTTCGCTCTGTTTCGTCGGGCTGGCGCAGGGCTCGGTGATCAGCCCCAACCAGACCCTGACGCTCGAGGATGTGCCGCTGGATTATGCCGGCAGTTCCGGGGCCATCATGCAGACCGGTCAGCGCATCGGCGCCGCGGTCGGGATTGCGGTCATCACTGCGGCGACCTTCATCACGCTGTCGGTCACGGACTGGGCCTGGGCGGTGTCGGTCGGCTTTGGCCTGATCTGGCTGGTGATGCTGCTGGCGCTCGGGGTTGCGATCAAGGACGAACGCGACCGCAGACCGGCGCGGCGCGACTGA
- the clpB gene encoding ATP-dependent chaperone ClpB, giving the protein MDLNKFTERARGFVQAAQTIAMRENHQRLVPEHLLKALMDDDQGFASNLITRAGGAPERVREAVEVALSRIPRVSGDAGQVFLDSATGRVLDEAESLAKKAGDSFVPVERVLMALCMVKSQAKDALDAGEVNAQKLNEVINDIRKGRTADSATAEEGYDALKKYARDLTEAAAEGKIDPIIGRDEEIRRAMQVLSRRTKNNPVLIGEPGVGKTAIAEGLALRIVNGDVPESLRDKKLMALDMGSLIAGAKYRGEFEERLKAVLNEVTSAAGEIILFIDEMHVLVGAGKADGAMDAANLIKPALARGELHCVGATTLDEYRKHVEKDAALARRFQPLLVQEPTVEDTISILRGIKEKYELHHGVRITDSALVTAATLSHRYITDRFLPDKAIDLVDEAASRLRMEVDSKPEELDALDRQILQMQIEAEALRREDDTASKDRLERLERELSELQEQSAELTARWQAERDKLASARDLKEQLDRARIELDNAKRAGDLAKAGELSYGVIPGLEKQLSEAEAAEQDGVMVEEAVRPEQIAAVVERWTGIPVARMLEGEREKLLRMEDELHRRVVGQDTAVRAVSNAVRRARAGLNDENRPLGSFLFLGPTGVGKTELTKAVAEFLFDDDQAMVRIDMSEFMEKHSVARLIGAPPGYVGYDEGGVLTEAVRRRPYQVVLFDEVEKAHPDVFNVLLQVLDDGVLTDGQGRTVDFKQTLIVLTSNLGSQALSRLPEGADAADAKRDVMDAVRAHFRPEFLNRLDEIVIFDRLSRDNMDGIVDIQLRRLQNRLAGRKIALELDEAAHKWLADEGYDPVFGARPLKRVIQRSLQDPLAELLLAGDVTDDSTVPVTAGAEGLVIGNRITPPGGHPPLNAVVH; this is encoded by the coding sequence ATGGACTTGAACAAGTTCACCGAACGGGCGAGGGGATTCGTGCAGGCCGCGCAGACCATCGCCATGCGGGAAAACCATCAGCGGCTGGTTCCCGAACATCTGCTGAAAGCATTGATGGATGACGATCAGGGCTTTGCCAGCAACCTGATCACCCGTGCCGGCGGCGCGCCCGAGCGGGTGCGCGAGGCGGTCGAGGTGGCGCTGAGCCGCATCCCGCGGGTGAGCGGCGATGCCGGGCAGGTGTTTCTGGACAGTGCCACGGGCCGGGTGCTCGACGAGGCCGAATCGCTTGCGAAGAAGGCCGGTGACAGCTTCGTCCCGGTCGAGCGCGTGCTGATGGCGCTTTGCATGGTGAAATCGCAGGCGAAGGACGCGCTGGATGCCGGCGAGGTCAATGCGCAGAAGCTCAACGAGGTCATCAACGATATCCGAAAGGGGCGCACCGCCGATTCGGCAACCGCCGAAGAGGGTTATGATGCGTTGAAGAAATACGCGCGCGACCTGACCGAGGCCGCGGCCGAGGGCAAGATCGACCCGATCATCGGCCGTGACGAGGAAATCCGCCGCGCCATGCAGGTGCTGTCGCGCCGCACCAAGAACAACCCGGTGCTGATCGGCGAACCGGGCGTCGGCAAGACCGCCATCGCCGAGGGGCTCGCGTTGCGCATCGTCAACGGCGACGTGCCCGAATCGCTGCGCGACAAGAAGCTGATGGCGCTCGACATGGGTTCGCTCATCGCCGGTGCGAAATATCGCGGCGAATTCGAGGAGCGGCTGAAGGCCGTGCTGAATGAAGTGACCTCTGCCGCCGGCGAGATCATCCTCTTTATCGACGAGATGCATGTGCTGGTCGGGGCCGGCAAGGCCGACGGGGCCATGGACGCGGCGAACCTTATCAAGCCGGCACTGGCGCGGGGCGAGTTGCATTGCGTCGGCGCGACCACGCTCGACGAATACCGCAAGCATGTCGAAAAGGATGCCGCGCTCGCCCGGCGGTTCCAGCCGCTTCTGGTGCAGGAGCCGACGGTCGAGGATACGATCTCGATCCTGCGCGGCATCAAGGAGAAATACGAACTGCACCACGGGGTGCGGATCACCGACAGCGCACTGGTGACGGCGGCGACGCTCAGCCATCGCTATATCACCGACCGTTTCCTGCCCGACAAGGCGATCGACCTTGTGGACGAGGCCGCATCGCGCCTGCGCATGGAGGTGGACAGCAAGCCCGAGGAACTTGACGCGCTCGACCGCCAGATCCTGCAGATGCAGATCGAGGCCGAGGCGCTGCGCCGCGAGGACGACACCGCCAGCAAGGACCGGCTTGAACGGCTGGAGCGGGAGTTGTCCGAGCTTCAGGAGCAATCCGCCGAACTGACTGCCCGCTGGCAGGCCGAGCGCGACAAGCTTGCCTCGGCCCGCGATCTGAAGGAGCAGCTCGACCGGGCGCGGATCGAGCTTGATAATGCCAAGCGCGCGGGTGACCTCGCCAAGGCGGGAGAGCTTTCCTATGGCGTGATCCCGGGGCTGGAGAAACAGCTTTCCGAGGCGGAGGCGGCCGAGCAGGACGGTGTCATGGTCGAAGAGGCCGTGCGCCCCGAACAGATCGCCGCCGTGGTCGAGCGCTGGACCGGCATCCCGGTCGCGAGGATGCTCGAGGGCGAGCGCGAAAAGCTGTTGCGGATGGAGGACGAACTGCACCGTCGGGTGGTCGGTCAGGACACGGCCGTGCGCGCGGTCTCGAACGCGGTGCGCCGCGCGCGGGCCGGGCTGAACGATGAGAACCGCCCGCTGGGGTCGTTCCTGTTCCTTGGTCCGACCGGCGTCGGCAAGACCGAACTGACCAAGGCGGTGGCCGAATTCCTGTTCGACGACGACCAGGCCATGGTGCGCATCGACATGTCCGAATTCATGGAGAAACATTCGGTCGCGCGGCTGATCGGCGCGCCGCCGGGTTATGTCGGCTATGACGAGGGGGGCGTGCTGACCGAGGCGGTCCGCCGGCGCCCCTATCAGGTCGTGCTGTTCGACGAGGTCGAAAAGGCGCATCCCGATGTGTTCAACGTGCTGCTCCAGGTGCTGGATGACGGCGTGCTGACCGACGGGCAGGGCCGGACGGTGGATTTCAAGCAGACGCTGATCGTGCTGACATCGAACCTCGGCAGCCAGGCCCTGAGCCGCCTGCCCGAAGGCGCCGATGCCGCGGACGCCAAGCGTGACGTCATGGACGCGGTGCGGGCGCATTTCCGCCCCGAGTTCCTGAACCGGCTGGACGAGATCGTGATTTTCGACCGCCTGTCGCGCGACAACATGGACGGCATCGTCGATATCCAGCTGCGCCGGCTCCAGAATCGCCTGGCGGGGCGCAAGATCGCGCTGGAACTGGACGAGGCCGCGCACAAGTGGCTGGCGGACGAGGGTTACGACCCGGTGTTCGGTGCCCGCCCGCTCAAGCGCGTGATCCAGCGCTCGCTGCAGGATCCGCTGGCCGAACTGCTTCTTGCCGGGGATGTGACGGACGACAGCACCGTTCCGGTGACAGCCGGAGCGGAGGGGCTGGTGATCGGGAACCGGATCACGCCCCCGGGCGGGCACCCGCCCCTGAACGCGGTCGTTCACTGA